CTGCAATATGTTGTGTGTTTGGGAGATCACACAATGATTTTGTTGCTTCGACATCTGTTAGCAGCAACACATTCCGTTCGTTTGTTTGAATGATGAAGTTTTAGTAAAGGAATAGGCGAGGTCCTTAACTTAAACTAAATAAAAGCGATCTTGGAATGTCGAATTGTTAATAGATTGAACTAGATTGTTTTGCGTAAATCACGCTCTATCAGTCAAGTTCGTCAGGAAAATCAAATCAATATTTTGTTGGTTCAATTTTTTAAAACCTGTTATTGTCGATGTCAAAATCATTCCCAAACTCTCTGGATGTCTAACACCATTTACCGGAGAACAGGAATGTTTCTGGAACATGTCCGAATTATCACATCGGACTTGGACAGACTTTTGTTAAAGTGGGAGTTAGAGTGGGGAGAGTTAATTGGGACAAATAACTAGTACCATTGTCTTAGACTCAAAGTGACCCATTTAAAATGCTATTAATAAGTATCCGAGTGCTTTACGCTTTTGTTTGTGCAGGAGCAATTGCAACCTATGTCAGTTCCAATCCCCCCAGCCCTGTCGATCAATACCCTCTGGTCGCATTTGTGCTCTTGATGATCTTTACCCAGGGCGTTACCTGCCTGGACCTGCTCATCAGTCGAAAGCGCATCGAAGTCATTTCAGCTATCTATTTTGGGTTATTGGTAGGGGTGCTACTTAGTTATCTACTTATACAGGCCCTAGGACCTGTGATTTCAAAGACGCCGTGGGGTGAGGGAGTGGTAATGATTACCACTTTAACACTGCCTTATCTATGTATCACGTTTCTTTTACAAACTAAAGATGATTTCAGGTTCATTGTACCTTATGTGGAATTTTCGCGTGAATTAAAAGGGGGGCGTCCTTTGGTTCTCGACAGTAGTGCTCTCATTGATGGCCGGATTGCTGACGTAGTCGAAACCAAAATTCTGGACTCAGAAATGATTGTTCCCGACTTTATTTTGAAAGAAGTACAAGATATTGCTGACAGTAGTGATAAAGTGCGCCGCGTTCGTGGACGTCGTGGGTTAGATATTCTATCTACTTTACAGAACAATCCGAACGTAGATATCTCTATGCATGAAGCTAAGGAAACGGACAAAGAAAAAGGTCTGACAGTCGATCAACGATTGGTTGTGGCCGCGAAAAAACTTGGTGGAAAAGTAGTAACGAATGACTTTAATCTGAACAAAGTCGCCAGCGTACAGGGAGTTGATGTTATCAATCTCAATGACGTGGCAAACTCATTAAAACCACGTTACCTGCCTGGCGAACATCTTCAATTAAAGATTATTAAAGAAGGAGAGTCTCAGGCCCAAGGTGTAGGTTACCTGGATGACGGAACCATGGTGGTTTGCGAACAAGCAAACCATTTAGTAGGTCGCGACGTTGATGCTGTTGTCACCAGTGTTCTGCAAAGTAGCGCAGGCCGCATGATTTTTGGACGCGTGACTGAAAGTCGTTAAGTGCTCTTATTTAAGTCTCTCTGAACTGCTTCCGGAACGAAACGGACTGAAGCGATGAGCGCTCGAAAATCAAACCGAATCGGAATTGCCGTTGTTGAATATCAACGGCAATTCCTGATTGGGGTCCGGGATGCACACGCTCCACTCGCAGGGTTCCATGAATTTCCAGGTGGAAAATGTGAGCCAGATGAGTCTGCTGAGCAATGCGCGGTAAGAGAATGTCTGGAAGAAACGGGCCTTAAAGTCACGGCCTTGCAAGAAATACGTTATGAAGAGCATGCATATGATCATGCTGACGTTCAACTGCATTTCTGGTTATGCCAACCCGTTGAGACTCAGACAGTTTTCACCGATCAAAATCTGAAGGGATTCCACTGGATTCCGGCAAAACACCTTTTGGATCTACGATTCCCTGAAGCTAACAAGAGTCTCATCGAACTCCTCGTAAACACTTATGCTTCAGAATGATAACAATTCTATCAAAAGATACGATCTGATAAAGTGCATGACTTTGATCACTAACATCAATCAACGTTTATCGAATTTGACTTCCAACACCTGTGGCCTAGACTTCATGAATGTTAATAACTACTGTTTTCTCAGTCATTTATCATGTATAGACGGGTTCATTCTGTATGGGTTATTCAATCACTCAGACAACTCCGAGTGACGATCATGAAGAACTGCTTTCGTTGATTAATCGGAATTTTAAGAAAACTGATTCTCAATGGTTTAACTGGTCTCATCAGCAAAACCCTTTTGGTGATAACTATTGCTGGTTAGCCAGAGAAGAAGCTGGAAAACTAGTTGGTTCGACCGGTTTATTGCCCCGTCGTATGAGTTCACCGAAACAACCTTTTTTAGTGGGTCAGGCTGAGGGAATCAATGTCGATGAAGCACATCGTGGTGCTCAAGCTGCGCTCAAACTACAACGCGCTTTAATTTCCCATTTACCAGACACAGAATTTGATTTTGTATTTGGGATGACAGAGACTGCTGCCGCAGTTTTTAAACGATGCCGATATCAAGAAATCGGAAACTTCCAATATTGGGTAAAACCAATTAGAAGTGAATATAAATTAAAAGACAAAATTCGAACTACGATCTTGAGAAAAGGCATTTCATCTCTCGTTGATCTCTCACTACGAATTTATTCTCTCGAAACGAGAACGTTTTTATCTCATCGTATCAAAGTCAACTTTGATGCACCGATTGATGAACGCTTTGGGACGTTGTTCTCTGAATATTCCGATGGAAGTATAATGGTAGAGCGAACTCGTGAATTTCTGGAATGGCGTTTTCGCCATGAGCCAGACACAAGATTTCATATTCTAACGTTAGAAAATCCACAACAGGAACTGTTGGGTTATATGGTTTATGTTTTGGGAGAATCTGGTAGAAATGGTGATTATGCCGCAGGAATTCAGGACTTCTTTTGTCGCGATCAGAAATCATTGAAACAGATGTTAGCAATATTCTGTGAATATACACGGCGAATTGGGATCGATTCTATTGTGTTCAATTACTTTGGGAAGAAAGAAGTCATGAAACTACTGACAAGATTTGGGTTCTTTCAAAGACGCTCAACCATCAAAGTCTTTGTGCATGCCAATCAGCATAAGCCAGACTTCGATATCAAGCCCATTCTCGATTCTGACCGGTGGCACTTAACGAATGCCGAGTTGCTATCGTAAAAAATGTCTCTTATGCTACCTGATAAACCTTACCTATTGCCCTCCCGTTTGCTGTCTGCGCTGTTCGCGCGCGAGGATTTCAGCAGCGGGAGAGGTGTTGCTGTTGAATTGCGCAGTGGCCAATGAAGGAATTCCATACCCGAATCCTTTCAGAGGATTAAACCAGATTTGGCGTCCTGTGAGAGGATCTAAACAAAACGTGTAACCGTCAACGGACGCGAATAACTGATCATCGTCTACTAAAATCGAAACATAATTCGACCTGCCTTTTGGTGTTTTCCAATTCCAGATCATGTCGCCCGTATCCCGATCCAGTGCAATCACGCGTGAGTTAAAACTTACGAAAAGCATGTCGGCAATCGAAAGTGCTTGAGATTCCGGAGAGCGCCCACTTGAGTCTTCTATATCATCCAGAAAACCGTCACTCATTTGACCCTCGCTAACGTTTAAAGCACTCGAACCAACGAACAAGTATTTTCGTTCAACCTAACCAGCTTTTAAGAATGAAAGTTCGATCTCAATCAATGGGACGAATGACAGGCTTGGCAGTCGTTTTTTCTTCATTCAATTTAGTGGGGCCCAAAGAAGGATCGATGGCGACGGCACGTTCAAAATCTTCGGCGGCCTTTTTCAGTTTGCCTTGCTTCTTGAGCGTCTTCGATCGCATCAGATAGGCCTTCGCTACAATTTCATCGATGCGTTTGGCTCGTTCGAAGTCACGGAGCGCATGCTCAATATCACCGCGTTTCATGAAAGCATCACCGCGA
The Gimesia aquarii DNA segment above includes these coding regions:
- a CDS encoding GNAT family N-acetyltransferase, which translates into the protein MGYSITQTTPSDDHEELLSLINRNFKKTDSQWFNWSHQQNPFGDNYCWLAREEAGKLVGSTGLLPRRMSSPKQPFLVGQAEGINVDEAHRGAQAALKLQRALISHLPDTEFDFVFGMTETAAAVFKRCRYQEIGNFQYWVKPIRSEYKLKDKIRTTILRKGISSLVDLSLRIYSLETRTFLSHRIKVNFDAPIDERFGTLFSEYSDGSIMVERTREFLEWRFRHEPDTRFHILTLENPQQELLGYMVYVLGESGRNGDYAAGIQDFFCRDQKSLKQMLAIFCEYTRRIGIDSIVFNYFGKKEVMKLLTRFGFFQRRSTIKVFVHANQHKPDFDIKPILDSDRWHLTNAELLS
- a CDS encoding PIN/TRAM domain-containing protein, encoding MLLISIRVLYAFVCAGAIATYVSSNPPSPVDQYPLVAFVLLMIFTQGVTCLDLLISRKRIEVISAIYFGLLVGVLLSYLLIQALGPVISKTPWGEGVVMITTLTLPYLCITFLLQTKDDFRFIVPYVEFSRELKGGRPLVLDSSALIDGRIADVVETKILDSEMIVPDFILKEVQDIADSSDKVRRVRGRRGLDILSTLQNNPNVDISMHEAKETDKEKGLTVDQRLVVAAKKLGGKVVTNDFNLNKVASVQGVDVINLNDVANSLKPRYLPGEHLQLKIIKEGESQAQGVGYLDDGTMVVCEQANHLVGRDVDAVVTSVLQSSAGRMIFGRVTESR
- a CDS encoding PQQ-binding-like beta-propeller repeat protein — protein: MSDGFLDDIEDSSGRSPESQALSIADMLFVSFNSRVIALDRDTGDMIWNWKTPKGRSNYVSILVDDDQLFASVDGYTFCLDPLTGRQIWFNPLKGFGYGIPSLATAQFNSNTSPAAEILAREQRRQQTGGQ
- a CDS encoding (deoxy)nucleoside triphosphate pyrophosphohydrolase; this translates as MSARKSNRIGIAVVEYQRQFLIGVRDAHAPLAGFHEFPGGKCEPDESAEQCAVRECLEETGLKVTALQEIRYEEHAYDHADVQLHFWLCQPVETQTVFTDQNLKGFHWIPAKHLLDLRFPEANKSLIELLVNTYASE